A stretch of the Rhinoderma darwinii isolate aRhiDar2 chromosome 3, aRhiDar2.hap1, whole genome shotgun sequence genome encodes the following:
- the LOC142750364 gene encoding uncharacterized protein LOC142750364, producing the protein MLFRLLLIVNVLLASVNGAPIDIRRYDSGARNRISTDIRGDLLYGPCSKTCGIGIRVVYVTKGCPDQKDKCFFRMEQCQGPQDCGVHTTTPSPPIPFWNKFIVTSAASTIISLLKNKYVAAAAGSVVAIFILGMFFSLVHYIRYKKSLKKKSKRDVETQCTIDESRESSDQINEKHQDKINIITDDASQGLAENIDINEDSKISMPGPNDETINISPEDVDTTSDITTDDASHGLAENRDLIEDTKISMPGSNDVSINISPEDMDTTSDITDNAPYEQAENRDIVEDTKIFMPESNDVTINVSPDDVDTASDNISDDAPHGLAENGDLIEDTKISMPGSNDVTINISPEDVDIASDITTDEAHHGLAETRDLIEDTKISMPGSKNVTINISPEDVDTATDIITDDASHGRAENIDIIEDTKISMPGSNDVTTNISPYHVDTTSEKQQEDKEHLQHLPSAEKHLSQKKEGVGFNASKTNTFTDNASYSSPMQELHKHLLAYFEKSASSPK; encoded by the exons ATGCTGTTTCGACTGCTTCTAATTGTGAATGTGCTATTAGCGTCTGTGAATGGCGCTCCTATCGATATCCGCAGATATGACTCAGGTGCGAGAAATAGGATAAGCACAG ACATCAGAGGAGATCTTCTATATGGTCCCTGCTCAAAAACATGCG GCATTGGTATTCGGGTGGTCTATGTCACCAAAGGCTGCCCCGACCAAAAAGACAAATGTTTCTTCCGCATGGAGCAGTGCCAAGGACCTCAGGATTGTGGAG TACATACCACTACTCCTTCGCCTCCAATACCGTTTTGGAATAAATTTATTGTGACTTCTGCAGCTTCTACCATCATCTCTCTACTTAAAAATAAATACGTTGCGGCTGCTGCCGGTTCTGTTGTCGCCATCTTCATCCTTGGAATGTTTTTTTCTCTCGTCCATTACATCAGATATAA AAAATCGTTGAAGAAAAAATCCAAGAGAGATGTTGAGACCCAATGTACTATCGATGAAAGTAGAGAGAGTAGCGACCAAATCAACG aaaaacATCAGGACAAAATTAATATTATAACTGATGATGCTTCTCAAGGACTGGCTGAGAACATAGACATCAATGAAGACTCTAAGATCTCTATGCCTGGACCCAATGATGAAACGATCAACATCAGCCCAGAGGACGTGGACACTACCTCTGATATTACAACCGATGATGCTTCTCATGGACTGGCTGAAAACAGAGATCTCATTGAAGATACTAAGATCTCCATGCCTGGATCTAATGATGTTTCCATCAATATCAGTCCAGAGGACATGGACACCACCTCTGATATAACCGATAATGCTCCTTATGAACAGGCTGAAAACAGAGATATCGTTGAAGACACTAAGATCTTCATGCCTGAATCCAATGATGTTACCATCAATGTCAGTCCAGATGACGTGGACACGGCTTCTGATAATATATCTGATGATGCTCCTCATGGACTGGCTGAAAACGGAGATCTCATTGAAGACACTAAGATCTCCATGCCTGGATCCAATGACGTAACGATCAACATCAGCCCAGAGGACGTGGACATCGCCTCTGACATTACAACCGATGAGGCTCATCATGGACTGGCTGAAACCAGAGATCTCATTGAAGACACTAAGATCTCCATGCCTGGATCCAAAAATGTAACCATCAATATCAGCCCAGAGGATGTGGACACCGCCACTGACATTATAACCGATGATGCTTCTCATGGACGGGCTGAAAACATAGACATCATTGAAGACACTAAGATCTCCATGCCTGGATCCAATGATGTAACCACCAATATCAGCCCATATCATGTGGACACCACCTCTGAAA AACAACAAGAGGACAAAGAACATCTCCAACATCTTCCAAGTGCTGAGAAACATCTTAGCCAGAAAAAGGAAGGAGTTGGATTTAACGCCTCTAAGACCAATACGTTTACAGACAATGCCAGTTACTCTTCACCAATGCAGGAATTACACAAACATCTTCTGGCGTATTTTGAAAAATCTGCATCTTCTCCCAAATAA